Proteins encoded by one window of Kribbella flavida DSM 17836:
- a CDS encoding energy-coupling factor ABC transporter permease — translation MHVPDGFFDAPTSLATGLIAAGAVGVSLRRANQEIRETGPALAGLTAAFVFAVQMVNFPVGAGTSGHLLGGVLAAALVGPWTAVLVMSTVLLVQGLLFADGGLTALGTNITLMGLVTVLVGYFVTRALIQVLPKRVGTIVPSAALGALVSVPAAALAFTGLYAAGGAVEIPLGQLMTAMVGWHVLIGLGEAVITAAVLSAVVATRPDLVYAARHLRSDLVLVGADGNSTTVSPDRLIAAKPAGRSLGVGVAVTLLIAGFVSLFASAHPDGLEFVGGKLGFESAAKDSAVAGSPLADYGVSGIGNGQVSGALAGIIGVLVTIAVGLAVAKLASLRSAARADKVV, via the coding sequence ATGCACGTTCCTGACGGGTTCTTCGACGCACCGACGTCGCTGGCGACCGGACTGATCGCGGCCGGTGCCGTCGGGGTCAGCCTGCGGCGCGCCAACCAAGAGATCCGCGAGACCGGGCCGGCGCTGGCCGGGCTGACCGCGGCCTTCGTCTTCGCCGTGCAGATGGTGAACTTCCCGGTCGGCGCCGGCACCAGCGGGCACCTGCTCGGCGGAGTGCTCGCCGCCGCACTGGTCGGTCCGTGGACGGCGGTGCTGGTGATGTCGACCGTGCTGCTCGTGCAGGGACTGCTGTTCGCCGACGGCGGCCTGACCGCGCTCGGCACCAACATCACACTGATGGGACTGGTCACGGTCCTGGTCGGCTACTTCGTCACCCGCGCCCTGATCCAGGTGCTGCCGAAGCGGGTGGGCACCATCGTCCCGTCGGCAGCGCTCGGCGCACTGGTCTCCGTCCCGGCCGCGGCACTCGCCTTCACCGGCCTGTACGCCGCCGGGGGCGCGGTCGAGATCCCGCTCGGCCAACTGATGACCGCGATGGTCGGCTGGCACGTCCTGATCGGGCTCGGTGAGGCGGTGATCACCGCGGCCGTGCTGAGTGCGGTGGTCGCGACCCGTCCCGACCTCGTGTACGCTGCCCGGCACCTGCGCTCCGACCTCGTCCTGGTCGGCGCCGACGGCAACTCCACGACCGTGTCGCCGGACCGGCTGATCGCGGCCAAGCCTGCCGGGCGCAGCCTCGGCGTCGGCGTCGCGGTCACCCTGCTCATCGCCGGCTTCGTCAGCCTGTTCGCGAGCGCGCACCCCGACGGTCTGGAGTTCGTCGGCGGCAAGCTCGGCTTCGAGAGCGCCGCGAAGGACTCCGCGGTGGCCGGCAGCCCGCTCGCCGACTACGGCGTGAGCGGCATCGGCAACGGTCAGGTCTCCGGCGCGCTGGCCGGCATCATCGGCGTGCTGGTCACGATCGCGGTCGGCCTGGCGGTCGCCAAGCTCGCCTCCCTGCGCTCCGCGGCCCGCGCCGACAAGGTCGTTTGA
- the cbiQ gene encoding cobalt ECF transporter T component CbiQ has product MSAAAGDGLLVLTGSRIHRLPAQVKIVALLLFVLAVVSTPAAVFWAFALYAVLLAGCVAIAKLPLTTVLRRLAVETPFIVFALLLPFVATGPSVEVLGVSLSQSGVLGAWNVLAKGTLGVLAAIVLSATTSPRDLLAGLERLRLPPTLVAILSFMVRYLGVVSDDLHRMRIARESRGYAGGRAGQLTAVAGGVGALFVRSFERGERVHLAMQSRGYTGRMPQLAVGGAGRAQWLEGLAMSLAAVAVAVAARVVGL; this is encoded by the coding sequence GTGAGCGCTGCCGCCGGGGACGGCCTGCTCGTGCTCACCGGCAGCCGGATCCACCGGTTGCCGGCGCAGGTGAAGATCGTCGCCCTGCTGCTGTTCGTGCTCGCCGTGGTCTCCACCCCGGCCGCCGTCTTCTGGGCCTTCGCGCTGTACGCCGTGCTGCTGGCCGGCTGTGTCGCCATCGCCAAGCTCCCGCTCACGACCGTGCTGCGGCGCCTCGCGGTGGAGACGCCGTTCATCGTGTTCGCGCTGCTGCTGCCGTTCGTGGCGACCGGTCCGAGCGTCGAGGTGCTCGGGGTGTCGCTGTCGCAGTCCGGCGTGCTCGGCGCCTGGAACGTGCTCGCCAAGGGCACACTCGGCGTACTGGCGGCGATCGTGCTGTCGGCGACGACGAGTCCGCGTGACCTGCTCGCCGGGCTCGAGCGGTTGCGGCTGCCGCCGACGCTGGTGGCGATCCTGTCGTTCATGGTCCGCTACCTCGGTGTGGTGTCTGACGACCTGCACCGGATGCGGATCGCCCGCGAGTCGCGCGGGTACGCCGGCGGTCGCGCGGGTCAGCTGACGGCGGTCGCCGGCGGTGTCGGTGCGCTGTTCGTGCGCAGCTTCGAGCGCGGCGAGCGGGTGCACCTGGCGATGCAGTCCCGCGGCTACACCGGGCGGATGCCGCAACTCGCCGTCGGTGGTGCGGGGCGGGCGCAGTGGCTGGAAGGGCTGGCGATGTCCCTGGCGGCGGTGGCCGTGGCGGTCGCGGCTAGGGTGGTCGGCTTGTGA